The following coding sequences lie in one Haematobia irritans isolate KBUSLIRL chromosome 3, ASM5000362v1, whole genome shotgun sequence genomic window:
- the gny gene encoding ALG6 alpha-1,3-glucosyltransferase garnysstan, with the protein MPVAHLEVLVVSCLGIALRSITSLGSYSGASTPPMFGDYEAQRHWQEITYNLPAKEWYLNSTSNDLQYWGLDYPPLTAYHSYLMGLVAYNINSSYVELFASRGYESEAHKSFMRFSVLLADVLLYIPACILLANALGKMFTNKERMAALMLSVCYPGLILIDNGHFQYNNISLGLMMIAVSAILRDSYIWAALSFSLALNYKQMELYHALPFFVYLLRLALAERTFVHKILKLLKIGLVTIATFVILWLPWIFSKHTFMATLSRLFPFNRGVFEDKVANIWCSLNVIYKFKENVTNSQMALICLTTTLLVVLQLNLHAFLRHQKKTFLFALFNTAIAFFLFSFQVHEKSILLAAIPAVCLFPYMPFYVMVFLKISFLSMLPLFIKDSLCIPYFCLTIGFALISKYGLQTAHSNNIKIQKLLGFLMDGIDLLILLISLVSIFAPSPTGLPHLWPLFISVFCCGCFVILLVISVAHQVNMEKYLHRLFYKIISIVINK; encoded by the coding sequence ATGCCGGTGGCACATTTGGAAGTGTTAGTAGTATCATGTTTGGGTATAGCACTTCGCAGTATCACATCGTTGGGATCCTACTCAGGTGCATCGACACCTCCCATGTTTGGAGACTATGAGGCCCAACGTCATTGGCAGGAAATTACATATAATTTACCGGCAAAAGAATGGTACCTGAATTCAACAAGTAATGACCTCCAGTATTGGGGTTTGGACTATCCACCATTAACAGCATATCACAGTTACTTAATGGGTCTGGTTGCTTACAACATCAATAGTTCCTATGTAGAATTGTTCGCATCCCGTGGATATGAGTCTGAAGCGCATAAAAGCTTCATGCGTTTTTCCGTACTATTGGCTGATGTCCTTTTATACATACCTGCTTGTATTTTATTGGCTAACGCTTTGGGAAAGATGTTTACAAATAAAGAGCGTATGGCGGCATTGATGCTTTCGGTATGTTACCCGGGATTGATATTGATAGACAATGGCCACTTCCAATACAATAATATATCATTGGGTTTAATGATGATAGCAGTTTCGGCAATTCTACGTGATTCATATATTTGGGCTGCTTTATCATTTTCCTTGGCTCTAAACTACAAACAAATGGAACTATATCATGCCTTGCCattctttgtttatttactACGTCTGGCCCTAGCCGAAAGAacttttgtgcacaaaattcttaaattgttgaaaattggtttagtaACAATAGCTACGTTTGTCATTTTATGGTTACCTTGGATATTCTCAAAGCACACCTTTATGGCCACACTCAGTAGATTGTTTCCTTTTAATCGTGGTGTTTTCGAAGACAAAGTAGCAAATATTTGGTGTTCTTTAAACGTGATATATAAATTCAAGGAAAATGTAACCAATTCGCAAATGGCCTTAATATGTTTAACGACAACACTGCTAGTTGTCTTACAATTGAATTTGCACGCTTTCCTGAGGCACCAAAAGAAAACATTCTTATTCGCTTTGTTTAATACGGCTATAgcatttttccttttttcatttcaagTTCATGAGAAATCTATTCTGCTAGCGGCTATTCCAGCCGTATGCCTTTTCCCTTATATGCCTTTCTATGTTAtggtttttcttaaaatttcatttcttagcaTGTTGCCCTTATTCATTAAGGATAGCCTATGCATTCCATACTTTTGCCTTACAATTGGCTTTGCATTAATATCTAAATATGGTTTGCAAACTGCACATagcaataatataaaaattcaaaaattactaGGATTTTTAATGGATGGCATTGatctattaatattattaatatctTTAGTATCGATATTCGCCCCTAGCCCCACAGGACTTCCTCATTTGTGGCCGCTGTTTATTTCGGTTTTTTGTTGTGGATGTTTTGTGATTCTTCTTGTTATATCGGTTGCGCACCAAGTAAATATGGAGAAATATTTACATAGACTATTTTATAAGATTATATCTattgtaattaataaataa